A genomic stretch from Coregonus clupeaformis isolate EN_2021a chromosome 23, ASM2061545v1, whole genome shotgun sequence includes:
- the LOC121536159 gene encoding inactive phospholipase C-like protein 1 has product MSEQERYGDGLCDDGAPEIIPPRASRTGRRSGVILPGQDNDIIVLEAVRAAPRRSSIIKDPSMHKLAGGRKKTVSFSSIPSEKKVSSAADCLAFMQGGCELKKVRPNSRVYCRFYTLDQDLSCLRWEPSKKDGERARLDMATIREVRTGKSTETFLHNGPAAEHLAEEAAFSIIHGDDYQSLDLVALSADVANVWVTGLRYLVSHPSAIGHGGGAGGGGGLGEGSLGSKMRSEWLAAEFAEVDEDGYGIVAEDTAVATICKLCPGIKEAKVRLRFKEIQRSKEKLTSHVTREEFEEAFCELCTRPDVYFLLVQLSKDRECLDAQDLRLFLETEQGLSLATAEGCLELVLRFEPSRPGRERGLLGLDGFARYLQSPECQLFDVEHQGMCQDMSLPLSHYYISTSYRSYLLDDQVHGRADLGGLTRALQAGCRCLELGVTDGPEGEPLLGVDHGPDAHRHHHHHHHHAPVTIRSALEVVNKYAFLTSPYPLLLYLCQRCSPSQQRTLAQHLRKVFSTRLYTPEALPVSLVGRATTLPSPEQLKGRVLLVGKKLPPEEEGSEGEVSEEDEEIGGGGPLAGRRMTIPGEEELGVVLVVPPPPQPRRLRLQRELSDLVCVARTGSRSFYNHREKRKQGQQHSPPSTPSTPGTPLLPDSAYWTLCSLGEGEAGRLASESPEELVGFTKRTLTRVRPSSVRLDSSNPNPQGYWKGGVQLVALNQQTPGAMLDLHRGRFTQNGGCGFVLRPGVMRDEVSYFSAVTQGCVPGVPPQTLRVKVISAHNLPKPQGAGAKGEVIDPYVVLELHGVPADCAEQRTRTAAQNQDGPLFDETFEFQVNMPELALLRFVVLDDDYIGDDFIGQYSVAFECLQPGYRNVPLLGLAGDPLPHASLFVHVAVTNRRGGGKAQRKGLSVRRGVRRGREYVTLRNTGIKALDDTFRPACTHLREATDLREDAQSASVSFKEQCGLPPVAKLKQCIQSLATRLQTPEGPPGASMILRDGYPHLEALGSITEVTRKLLNHYDTMISAKKQLIENADTVQERIAQVQREGMEFHEELPRLGEKEGLKGHKQSKALESFTWNITVLKGQCDLLRSAKSDSLDALRQLALACEACGLTSTTSSCTSIGPSDLFCASHSRKGNSQERRGSTQERRASTHGNGRI; this is encoded by the exons GATCCTTCAATGCACAAGTTGGCCGGCGGGCGCAAGAAGACAGTGTCCTTCAGTAGCATACCCTCAGAGAAGAAG GTGAGCAGCGCGGCCGACTGCCTGGCCTTCATGCAGGGGGGCTGTGAGCTGAAGAAGGTACGTCCCAACTCCCGGGTCTACTGTCGTTTCTATACCCTAGACCAGGACCTCAGCTGCCTGCGCTGGGAGCCCTCTAAGAAGGATGGGGAGCGCGCCCGCCTGGATATGGCCACCATTAGGGAGGTTAGGACGGGGAAGAGCACTGAGACCTTCCTCCATAACGGACCTGCTGCAGAACACCTGGCTGAGGAGGCTGCCTTCTCCATCATCCACGGGGATGACTACCAG TCTCTGGACCTGGTGGCTCTCTCAGCTGACGTGGCCAACGTCTGGGTGACGGGGCTCCGTTACCTGGTGTCCCACCCCTCTGCCATCGGGCATGGAGGGGGGGCAGGCGGGGGAGGAGGTCTGGGAGAGGGTAGCCTCGGCAGTAAGATGAGGAGTGAATGGCTGGCCGCAGAGTTTGCAGAGGTGGATGAAGACGGGTATGGGATCGTCGCAGAGGATACGGCCGTGGCAACCATCTGTAAGCTGTGTCCTGGCATCAAGGAGGCtaag GTGCGTCTGAGGTTCAAGGAGATCCAACGCAGCAAAGAGAAGCTGACGTCTCACGTGACGCGCGAGGAGTTCGAGGAGGCCTTCTGCGAGCTATGCACGCGCCCAGATGTCTATTTCCTATTGGTCCAGCTCTCTAAGGACCGTGAGTGTCTGGACGCCCAGGACCTTCGTCTCTTTCTGGAAACGGAGCAGGGCCTGTCTCTGGCCACAGCTGAGGGCTGTTTGGAGCTGGTCCTACGGTTTGAGCCCTCCAGACCCGGCCGAGAGAGAGGCTTGCTGGGGCTCGACGGCTTCGCCCGCTATCTGCAGTCTCCAGAGTGCCAGCTGTTTGACGTGGAGCACCAGGGAATGTGTCAGGACATGAGCTTGCCCTTGTCCCACTACTACATCAGTACCTCCTATCGGTCCTATCTCCTGGATGATCAGGTCCATGGGAGGGCAGATCTAGGGGGTTTGACCAGGGCTCTCCAGGCCGGGTGTCGGTGCCTGGAGCTGGGGGTGACAGACGGCCCAGAGGGGGAGCCTCTCCTGGGGGTAGACCATGGTCCTGATGCccaccgccaccaccaccaccaccaccaccacgccCCTGTCACCATCCGCAGTGCCCTGGAGGTGGTGAATAAGTACGCCTTCCTGACCTCGCCCTACCCGCTGCTGCTCTATCTGTGCCAGCGCTGTTCCCCCTCCCAGCAGCGTACCTTAGCCCAGCACCTGAGGAAGGTGTTCTCAACACGTCTTTACACCCCTGAGGCCCTGCCGGTCAGCCTGGTGGGGCGAGCCACCACCCTGCCCTCCCCAGAGCAGCTGAAGGGCCGGGTGCTGCTGGTGGGGAAGAAGCTACCCCCTGAAGAGGAGGGGTCTGAGGGAGAGGTAtcagaggaggacgaggagataGGGGGAGGCGGACCCTTGGCTGGCCGGCGAATGACCATCCCCGGAGAGGAGGAACTGGGCGTGGTTTTAGTGGTGCCCCCGCCCCCTCAGCCCAGGAGACTCCGCCTCCAACGCGAGCTCTCAGATCTGGTGTGCGTGGCTAGAACCGGAAGCCGTAGCTTCTACAACCACCGAGAAAAGAGGAAACAAGGACAGCAGCACTCCCCACCCAGCACCCCCTCAACCCCGGGCACGCCCTTACTCCCTGACTCAGCCTATTGGACTCTGTGCTCCCTGGGGGAGGGAGAAGCGGGCCGGCTGGCCAGTGAGAGCCCAGAGGAACTAGTAGGCTTCACCAAGCGTACCCTGACCCGTGTCCGGCCCAGCTCCGTCCGCCTGGACTCCTCCAACCCCAACCCTCAGGGGTACTGGAAGGGCGGGGTCCAGCTAGTGGCCCTCAACCAGCAGACTCCCGGGGCCATGCTGGACCTCCACAGGGGCCGCTTCACCCAGAACGGGGGCTGTGGCTTTGTGCTGCGCCCAGGGGTCATGAGAGACGAGGTTTCCTACTTCAGTGCCGTGACCCAGGGCTGTGTGCCCGGCGTGCCCCCTCAGACCCTAAGGGTGAAGGTGATCAGCGCCCACAACCTGCCCAAGCCACAGGGCGCTGGTGCTAAAGGAGAGGTTATAGATCCCTATGTGGTTCTGGAGCTGCATGGGGTACCGGCGGACTGTGCTGAACAACGGACCCGGACCGCCGCACAGAACCAGGATGGCCCACTGTTTGATGAGACCTTTGAGTTTCAG GTGAACATGCCAGAGTTGGCCCTCCTCCGCTTCGTGGTATTGGACGACGACTACATTGGAGACGACTTCATTGGGCAGTACAGTGTGGCATTCGAGTGCCTTCAGCCAGGCTACCGCAACGTACCCCTGCTGGGTCTGGCGGGAGACCCCTTGCCCCACGCTAGCCTGTTCGTCCATGTTGCCGTGACCAACCGACGAGGGGGGGGCAAGGCCCAGAGGAAGGGTCTGTCTGTGCGGAGAGGGGTGCGGCGGGGACGAGAGTACGTGACCCTACGGAACACGGGTATTAAAGCTCTGGATGATACGTTCCGTCCCGCTTGCACTCATCTCAGGGAGGCCACCGACCTGCGGGAGGACGCACAG AGTGCCAGTGTGAGTTTCAAAGAGCAGTGTGGACTCCCCCCGGTGGCCAAGCTGAAGCAGTGCATCCAGAGCCTGGCCACACGGCTGCAGACCCCAGAGGGGCCCCCGGGGGCCAGCATGATCCTGAGGGATGGCTACCCCCACCTGGAGGCCCTGGGCAGCATCACCGAGGTCACGCGCAAACTACTGAACCACTATGATACG ATGATCTCGGCCAAGAAGCAGCTGATCGAGAATGCAGACACTGTGCAGGAGAGGATCGCCCAGGtgcagagagaag GAATGGAGTTCCATGAGGAGCTTCCCAGgctgggagagaaggaggggctgAAGGGACACAAGCAGAGCAAAGCCCTGGAGAGTTTCACCTGGAACATCACTGTACTGAAG ggtcagTGTGATCTCCTGCGCAGTGCCAAGTCAGACTCTCTGGATGCTCTGAGACAGTTGGCCCTGGCCTGTGAAGCCTGTGGcctcacctccaccacctcctcctgcaCCTCCATTGGTCCCTCTGATCTCTTCTGCGCCTCCCACAGCAGGAAGGGCAActcccaggagaggagaggaagcacCCAGGAGAGGAGGGCGAGTACCCATGGCAATGGACGAATCTGA